The following coding sequences lie in one Rutidosis leptorrhynchoides isolate AG116_Rl617_1_P2 chromosome 6, CSIRO_AGI_Rlap_v1, whole genome shotgun sequence genomic window:
- the LOC139853816 gene encoding ERBB-3 BINDING PROTEIN 1-like codes for MAETEGGRGIFEENVRRRKRGGEGTGSFISRKALQLVLSECKPRAKIVDICEKGDSYIREQTSSMYKNVIKKIERGVAFPTCLSVNNTVCHYSPLASDETVLREGDILKIDMGCHIDGFIAVVGHTHILRKGPVTGRAADVIVAANTAAEVALRLVKPGKKNHEVTEAIQKVAAAYDCKIVEGFHSHQLKQFVIDGNKVVSSVANPETRVDDAEFEENKVYAIDIVASTGDGKPRLLDERRTTVYKRLVDESYYRLKMKASRFIFSEICQNYSIMPFSARALDEKRATLGLIECVNHELLQPYPVLHVKPGKSYFCFSPISVLPNLILYLIVDNSCL; via the exons ATGGCGGAGACAGAGGGGGGCAGAGGG ATTTTTGAAGAAAATGTCAGACGACGAAAGAGGGGAGGAGAAGGAACTGGATCTTTCATCTCCAGAA AGGCCTTGCAGCTGGTCTTATCGGAATGCAAGCCGAGAGCTAAGATTGTTGATATTTGTGAGAAGGGAGATTCTTACATCAGAGA GCAAACTAGTAGTATGTACAAGAATGTAATAAAGAAGATTGAAAGAGGTGTTGCATTTCCTACATGTTTGTCTGTGAACAACACCGTCTGTCATTACTCTCCGCTTGCAAGTGACGAGACGGTATTAAGAGAAGGTGATATTTTGAAAAT TGACATGGGTTGCCATATAGACGGTTTCATTGCTGTGGTGGGCCACACTCACATCCTTCGGAAAGGGCCTGTAACGGGTAGAGCAGCTGATGTCATTGTGGCTGCAAATACTGCTGCTGAAGTTGCCTTGAGACTTGTGAAGCCTGGAAAGAAG AACCACGAGGTAACAGAAGCCATTCAAAAGGTTGCTGCTGCATATGATTGCAAAATTGTCGAAGGTTTTCACAGCCATCAACTGAAACAGTTTGTGATCGATGGGAATAAAGTTGTTTCCAGTGTCGCAAATCCTGAAACCAGAGTCGATGATGCTGAGTTTGAAGAGAATAAAGTGTACGCAATTGACATAGTTGCGAGCACTGGAGATGGCAAG CCACGATTGTTAGATGAAAGACGGACCACAGTTTATAAAAGATTGGTTGACGAGAGTTATTATCGATTGAAAATGAAAGCATCTCGGTTTATATTCAGTGAAATATGTCAAAATTATTCAATCATGCCATTCTCAGCTAG GGCTTTAGATGAGAAACGTGCTACGTTAGGATTAATTGAATGTGTTAACCATGAACTCCTGCAACCTTACCCTGTTCTTCATGTAAAGCCTGGTAAGAGCTATTTCTGTTTCTCTCCTATAAGTGTATTACCAAATTTGATTTTGTACTTGATAGTTGATAATAGTTGCTTGTAG